A DNA window from Mastacembelus armatus chromosome 11, fMasArm1.2, whole genome shotgun sequence contains the following coding sequences:
- the prrt1 gene encoding proline-rich transmembrane protein 1 encodes MSSEKHGLDDSGRQTMQPPPYIPSPQDPNVPQHPNMLPAPGTQPNYPPPPPPGSEGYLQETQFHCGPLGPPGAPQGYTVQTQGPGGTMPHPPVGYLHPGYPLQLQPCTAYVPVYPVASGQAYMPAGGAHPAIPPGQIHPMQMPPNITLMDRRPPHDYLPIAVLTTVCCFWPTGIIAIIKAVQVRTAIARGDMVTAEIASREARNFSFISLAVGIASIVLCTILTVVVIIASQHHDDDWEP; translated from the exons GACTCGATGACTCTGGCCGTCAGACCATGCAACCTCCTCCGTACATCCCCAGCCCACAAGACCCCAACGTGCCCCAACACCCCAACATGCTGCCTGCACCAGGCACCCAGCCCAACTACCCTCCCCCCCCTCCTCCAGGCTCAGAGGGATACCTCCAAGAAACCCAGTTCCACTGTGGTCCGCTGGGACCTCCTGGTGCCCCGCAGGGCTACACGGTCCAGACCCAGGGCCCTGGAGGCACAATGCCTCACCCCCCTGTCGGATACCTCCACCCAGGCTACCCGCTTCAGCTGCAGCCTTGCACAGCTTACGTGCCTGTGTACCCCGTGGCATCG GGTCAGGCCTACATGCCAGCTGGGGGAGCCCACCCAGCGATCCCACCAGGCCAGATCCACCCAATGCAAATGCCACCCAATATCACCCTAATGGACCGTCGACCGCCACACGACTACCTGCCCATCGCCGTGCTCACCACCGTCTGCTGCTTCTGGCCAACAGGCATCATTGCAATCATCAAGGCAGTACAG GTGCGTACGGCAATAGCCAGAGGGGACATGGTGACGGCGGAAATAGCCTCCCGCGAGGCACGCAACTTCTCCTTCATCAGCCTGGCTGTTGGCATCGCCTCCATTGTGCTGTGCACCATCCTCACCGTGGTAGTCATCATTGCCTCACAGCACCACGACGACGACTGGGAGCCGTAa